From the Leptospira sp. WS60.C2 genome, one window contains:
- a CDS encoding type I restriction-modification system subunit M has protein sequence MAKNKASTTANIGFEEKLFTMADKLRNNMDASEYKHVVLGLIFLKYISDSFMALHDELTKDKKNGSDPEDQDEYIAKNVFWVSEKARWSYIQKKAKEPSIGKIIDDALDLIEKENPKLKGVLNKTYARPDLDKTKLGELVDLVGTIGLGDKENRSKDILGRVYEYFLTKFASAEGKLGGQFYTPSSVVRLIVEMLAPTKNQSVYDPACGSGGFFVQSEKFLEHHAGRIGDIAVYGQESNPTTWRLCMMNLAIRGIEANLGKEPADSFLKDQHAHDKFDLIMANPPFNMKEWGQPSLQNDKRWEYGTPPANNANYAWVQHFIHHLKPNGMAGFVLANGSMSSNTSGEGEIRKKIVDADLVDCMIALPGQLFYSTQIPVCIWFLTRNKEIPRFRNRKGQTLFIDARKMGTLVDRVHRELTEDDLKKITDTYHAWRGDKDSKVKYEDLNGFCKSVELPEIVQRGYVLTPGRFVGAEDIEDDGEDFEEKMQGLTAKLKEQVSQSDKLTKEIFKNLKVLGYE, from the coding sequence ATGGCAAAAAACAAGGCATCAACGACGGCAAACATCGGATTTGAAGAAAAACTCTTCACCATGGCGGACAAACTCCGTAATAATATGGATGCTTCAGAATACAAACACGTCGTTTTAGGGCTTATTTTTCTAAAATACATTTCGGATAGTTTCATGGCTCTTCACGACGAGCTAACCAAAGATAAGAAAAATGGCTCCGACCCAGAAGACCAGGATGAGTATATCGCTAAAAACGTGTTTTGGGTCTCAGAAAAAGCTCGCTGGAGTTATATCCAAAAAAAGGCAAAAGAACCTTCCATCGGAAAAATCATCGATGATGCTTTAGATTTGATCGAGAAAGAAAACCCGAAGCTTAAAGGGGTATTAAATAAGACCTATGCCCGTCCCGACCTAGACAAAACGAAATTAGGAGAGCTTGTAGATCTCGTTGGAACAATCGGTCTCGGAGATAAGGAAAATCGCTCAAAAGATATATTAGGTAGGGTTTATGAATACTTTCTAACCAAATTTGCCTCTGCGGAAGGCAAGTTAGGAGGGCAGTTCTACACTCCGTCTAGCGTTGTTCGCCTAATCGTTGAAATGCTTGCACCTACAAAAAACCAATCTGTCTATGACCCTGCGTGCGGTTCAGGTGGCTTTTTCGTGCAATCGGAAAAGTTTCTAGAACACCATGCAGGTAGGATAGGTGACATTGCGGTGTATGGACAAGAATCAAACCCAACAACTTGGAGACTCTGTATGATGAACCTTGCCATTCGAGGAATTGAAGCCAATCTAGGAAAGGAACCTGCTGACTCTTTTCTTAAAGACCAACATGCACATGATAAGTTTGATTTAATTATGGCAAATCCACCATTTAACATGAAAGAATGGGGACAACCTTCGCTACAAAATGACAAGAGATGGGAATATGGAACTCCTCCCGCAAACAATGCGAACTACGCTTGGGTGCAACACTTCATCCACCACCTAAAACCAAATGGTATGGCAGGATTTGTCTTAGCCAATGGTTCGATGTCTTCTAATACCTCTGGTGAGGGCGAAATTCGTAAGAAGATTGTAGATGCAGACTTAGTCGATTGTATGATAGCACTACCTGGTCAACTCTTCTATTCCACTCAAATTCCAGTTTGTATTTGGTTTCTGACAAGAAACAAAGAAATTCCTAGATTTCGCAATCGAAAAGGTCAGACACTCTTCATCGATGCCCGAAAGATGGGAACACTTGTAGATCGAGTCCACCGTGAATTGACAGAGGATGATTTAAAAAAAATCACTGACACCTATCATGCCTGGCGAGGCGATAAGGACTCTAAGGTAAAGTATGAAGATCTTAACGGATTTTGTAAATCAGTAGAGTTACCTGAAATTGTTCAACGTGGATATGTCCTTACACCTGGTAGGTTTGTGGGTGCGGAAGATATTGAAGATGATGGCGAAGATTTTGAAGAAAAGATGCAAGGACTTACGGCTAAACTCAAAGAACAAGTTTCTCAATCAGATAAGCTAACCAAGGAAATTTTTAAAAATTTAAAGGTACTTGGTTATGAGTAA
- a CDS encoding DEAD/DEAH box helicase translates to MMSELTINIIRKSRFQEIYSKLFTEEINEESEFQSILTIGLLFLNSDNYLISQLGYRILIRYSILSKNTIPLYEVSSALNFTPINKLLENKISDFETADSFYKTFLSSSFEFFRDKDTYLTAEQLNLKNFYIEKINQSLAIVAPTSYGKSELIISTISLSPKKNICILVPTKALLAQIKSRIISSKDFKQSHKVITHPDSYKKIDLKYVAIFTQERLIQFLETYKEFRFDIIVIDEAHNLLERNDRSETLSLALALLEKRNKSSIFKFLTPFLVDSNNLQIYNTNYSLIEYKINEKVKIEKYYLIDFNKNGNLKIYDQFLDCFFALDKSFDDYFQFLKSKSSKKNIIYFNVPSDIENFAEALVDTIPKVSNEEIEKACKDLARFIHKEYNLIKALETGIVYHHGSVPDSIRLYVENLYSKITDIKYIVTSSTLLEGVNIPGESLFLFDYQKGRRKLTASQMKNLVGRVCRFREIFHAKNGDIKMLEPSIYLIGSKYTRKGANLEKFYKDTVKVDKKITDDLENILLNNARLSSKDAIEKEKLNEFFYNLDPDGERIEGVNYSNTLIGRYCFENNIHEIEILQNEENIKEQAERFTNLGYKVGNPKELLEAISLIFIPFIKENDKNLNILRLKQNGALKFYSLFLNWKIQAMPYKLMIRNFLNYWRRIEKNSEEILVYVGKWGDTRKDNANVEHWVRISEKTYRERVNLAIVKIKEEQDFVDNKLFKFIEVLYKMQIIEEDFYLKIKYGTSDKVKIILIKNGISLALASLLSSVEYFSFVDIDFITESLKISPQIVGIMENRNVNEILIFEVKMNLG, encoded by the coding sequence ATGATGTCTGAATTAACAATAAATATCATAAGAAAATCCAGATTTCAGGAAATTTATTCCAAATTATTCACTGAGGAAATAAATGAAGAATCCGAGTTTCAATCAATATTAACAATCGGACTACTTTTCCTAAATTCAGACAATTACTTAATCTCTCAACTAGGCTATAGAATTTTGATTAGGTATTCTATACTTAGCAAAAATACAATTCCGTTATATGAGGTTAGTTCAGCATTAAATTTTACTCCAATAAACAAGCTACTTGAAAATAAAATATCTGATTTTGAAACAGCCGATAGCTTTTACAAAACTTTTTTATCTTCATCCTTTGAGTTTTTTAGAGATAAAGATACATATTTAACAGCTGAACAATTAAATTTAAAGAATTTTTACATTGAAAAAATTAATCAATCGCTAGCGATAGTTGCACCTACCTCATATGGAAAATCCGAATTAATAATTTCTACTATTTCTTTAAGTCCCAAGAAAAACATATGTATATTAGTCCCTACCAAGGCTCTTCTTGCACAAATCAAAAGTAGGATCATTTCTTCGAAGGATTTTAAACAAAGTCATAAAGTAATAACTCATCCTGATTCATATAAAAAAATAGATCTGAAATATGTCGCAATTTTTACTCAGGAAAGGTTGATTCAGTTTTTGGAAACATATAAGGAGTTTAGGTTTGATATTATTGTAATTGATGAAGCCCATAATTTATTGGAAAGGAATGATAGAAGCGAAACGCTATCCTTAGCTCTAGCTCTCCTAGAAAAAAGAAACAAGAGTTCTATCTTCAAATTTCTTACACCCTTTTTAGTTGATTCAAATAATTTGCAAATATATAATACAAATTATTCCCTAATTGAATATAAAATAAATGAAAAAGTAAAAATAGAAAAGTATTATTTGATTGATTTCAATAAAAACGGAAATTTAAAAATATATGATCAATTTTTGGATTGTTTTTTTGCCCTAGATAAAAGTTTCGATGACTACTTCCAGTTTTTGAAATCAAAGAGTTCGAAAAAGAATATAATTTATTTTAATGTTCCTTCGGATATTGAGAATTTTGCAGAGGCTTTAGTCGATACAATTCCCAAAGTCTCTAATGAGGAGATAGAGAAAGCATGCAAAGATCTTGCAAGGTTTATACACAAAGAATATAATTTAATTAAAGCGTTGGAAACTGGGATTGTTTACCATCATGGATCAGTACCAGATTCAATTCGTCTATATGTAGAAAATCTATATTCAAAAATTACTGACATCAAATACATCGTGACAAGCAGTACATTATTGGAGGGAGTTAATATACCTGGAGAAAGCCTTTTTTTATTCGACTATCAAAAAGGAAGGCGAAAATTGACGGCTTCTCAAATGAAAAATTTGGTAGGTCGAGTATGCAGGTTTCGCGAAATTTTCCATGCTAAGAATGGTGATATAAAGATGCTTGAGCCTTCTATTTATTTAATTGGATCAAAATATACCCGAAAAGGTGCAAATTTGGAAAAATTTTATAAAGATACCGTTAAGGTGGATAAAAAGATTACTGACGATCTTGAGAATATTTTACTGAATAATGCGAGATTATCTAGCAAAGATGCAATTGAAAAAGAAAAGTTAAATGAATTTTTTTATAATTTAGATCCTGATGGAGAAAGAATCGAAGGTGTTAATTATTCCAATACATTGATTGGACGATATTGTTTTGAAAACAATATACATGAAATCGAAATTCTACAAAATGAAGAAAATATTAAGGAACAAGCTGAAAGGTTTACAAATTTAGGATATAAAGTTGGAAATCCAAAAGAATTGTTAGAAGCAATAAGTCTTATTTTTATTCCTTTCATAAAAGAAAATGATAAAAATTTGAATATACTTCGATTAAAACAAAATGGTGCATTGAAGTTTTATTCATTATTTTTAAATTGGAAAATTCAAGCAATGCCATACAAATTAATGATCCGCAATTTTCTTAATTATTGGCGACGAATCGAGAAAAACAGCGAAGAAATATTGGTATACGTAGGAAAGTGGGGTGATACTAGGAAAGACAATGCGAACGTCGAGCATTGGGTGCGAATTTCAGAAAAGACTTATCGCGAAAGGGTTAATTTAGCAATAGTAAAAATTAAGGAGGAGCAAGATTTTGTAGATAATAAACTTTTTAAATTTATCGAAGTATTATATAAAATGCAAATAATTGAAGAGGATTTTTATTTAAAAATTAAATACGGAACTTCGGATAAAGTTAAAATTATATTAATTAAGAATGGAATTAGTTTGGCTTTAGCAAGTTTGCTTTCGAGCGTCGAATATTTTAGTTTTGTTGATATAGACTTTATAACAGAAAGTTTGAAAATTTCTCCTCAAATTGTAGGAATTATGGAAAACAGAAACGTTAATGAAATTTTAATTTTTGAAGTAAAGATGAATTTGGGATAA